A window of the Lactuca sativa cultivar Salinas chromosome 5, Lsat_Salinas_v11, whole genome shotgun sequence genome harbors these coding sequences:
- the LOC111906576 gene encoding NAC domain-containing protein 83 isoform X1 has protein sequence MSTHQKKHGEKVHKEISKLNFVRDGAIKLPPGFRFQPTDQEIVFQYLIRKVFSCPLPASIVPEILDICKFNPWDLPGDWEQDRYFFSKNEPKYGNGHRSNRASEDGYWKTTGFDKQITRCCSNNKSDSRRKEIITGMKKTLVFYKGKPMHGGSTTRTYWIMHEYRLVHSPNCLPNTSSNNDQPVNLFQQRSWIQMGNWVLCHIFMNRRSKVGGAEGKPITSGLTPQEELHHHGFMLRNDGINVKYESSSSLSSSSSCGSSVVTHEVSSVRKLLDDEDISRIM, from the exons ATGTCAACTCATCAAAAAAAGCATGGAGAAAAGGTTCACAAGGAGATTTCAAAGCTCAATTTTGTTAGAGATGGAGCCATTAAGTTACCTCCAGGGTTTAGGTTTCAACCCACTGATCAAGAGATAGTATTTCAATATCTAATTCGTAAGGTCTTCTCCTGCCCTCTTCCTGCTTCCATCGTTCCTGAAATTCTCGACATTTGCAAATTCAATCCTTGGGACTTGCCTG GGGATTGGGAGCAAGATAGGTATTTTTTTAGCAAGAACGAACCCAAGTATGGTAATGGGCATAGATCAAATAGAGCAAGTGAGGATGGATATTGGAAAACAACTGGTTTTGACAAACAGATTACAAGGTGTTGTAGTAATAACAAATCGGATTCAAGAAGAAAAGAGATTATTACTGGGATGAAGAAGACACTTGTTTTCTACAAAGGCAAGCCCATGCATGGAGGCTCGACCACAAGAACTTATTGGATTATGCATGAATATCGCCTCGTTCATTCACCTAATTGCTTGCCAAATACCAGCTCCAATAATGATCAG CCGGTTAATTTGTTTCAGCAGAGGTCATGGATTCAGATGGGAAATTGGGTCCTATGTCACATATTCATGAACAGAAGAAGTAAAGTAGGAGGTGCAGAAGGGAAGCCAATAACAAGTGGTTTAACTCCACAGGAAGAGCTTCATCATCATGGTTTTATGTTGAGAAATGATGGAATCAATGTCAAATATGAATCATCATCGTcgttgtcatcatcatcatcttgtggATCAAGTGTGGTGACTCATGAGGTTTCCTCAGTTAGGAAGTTATTAGACGATGAAGATATATCAAGAATAATGTAA
- the LOC111906576 gene encoding NAC domain-containing protein 83 isoform X3, with product MSTHQKKHGEKVHKEISKLNFVRDGAIKLPPGFRFQPTDQEIVFQYLIRKVFSCPLPASIVPEILDICKFNPWDLPGDWEQDRYFFSKNEPKYGNGHRSNRASEDGYWKTTGFDKQITRCCSNNKSDSRRKEIITGMKKTLVFYKGKPMHGGSTTRTYWIMHEYRLVHSPNCLPNTSSNNDQRSWIQMGNWVLCHIFMNRRSKVGGAEGKPITSGLTPQEELHHHGFMLRNDGINVKYESSSSLSSSSSCGSSVVTHEVSSVRKLLDDEDISRIM from the exons ATGTCAACTCATCAAAAAAAGCATGGAGAAAAGGTTCACAAGGAGATTTCAAAGCTCAATTTTGTTAGAGATGGAGCCATTAAGTTACCTCCAGGGTTTAGGTTTCAACCCACTGATCAAGAGATAGTATTTCAATATCTAATTCGTAAGGTCTTCTCCTGCCCTCTTCCTGCTTCCATCGTTCCTGAAATTCTCGACATTTGCAAATTCAATCCTTGGGACTTGCCTG GGGATTGGGAGCAAGATAGGTATTTTTTTAGCAAGAACGAACCCAAGTATGGTAATGGGCATAGATCAAATAGAGCAAGTGAGGATGGATATTGGAAAACAACTGGTTTTGACAAACAGATTACAAGGTGTTGTAGTAATAACAAATCGGATTCAAGAAGAAAAGAGATTATTACTGGGATGAAGAAGACACTTGTTTTCTACAAAGGCAAGCCCATGCATGGAGGCTCGACCACAAGAACTTATTGGATTATGCATGAATATCGCCTCGTTCATTCACCTAATTGCTTGCCAAATACCAGCTCCAATAATGATCAG AGGTCATGGATTCAGATGGGAAATTGGGTCCTATGTCACATATTCATGAACAGAAGAAGTAAAGTAGGAGGTGCAGAAGGGAAGCCAATAACAAGTGGTTTAACTCCACAGGAAGAGCTTCATCATCATGGTTTTATGTTGAGAAATGATGGAATCAATGTCAAATATGAATCATCATCGTcgttgtcatcatcatcatcttgtggATCAAGTGTGGTGACTCATGAGGTTTCCTCAGTTAGGAAGTTATTAGACGATGAAGATATATCAAGAATAATGTAA
- the LOC111906576 gene encoding NAC domain-containing protein 83 isoform X2, giving the protein MSTHQKKHGEKVHKEISKLNFVRDGAIKLPPGFRFQPTDQEIVFQYLIRKVFSCPLPASIVPEILDICKFNPWDLPGDWEQDRYFFSKNEPKYGNGHRSNRASEDGYWKTTGFDKQITRCCSNNKSDSRRKEIITGMKKTLVFYKGKPMHGGSTTRTYWIMHEYRLVHSPNCLPNTSSNNDQQRSWIQMGNWVLCHIFMNRRSKVGGAEGKPITSGLTPQEELHHHGFMLRNDGINVKYESSSSLSSSSSCGSSVVTHEVSSVRKLLDDEDISRIM; this is encoded by the exons ATGTCAACTCATCAAAAAAAGCATGGAGAAAAGGTTCACAAGGAGATTTCAAAGCTCAATTTTGTTAGAGATGGAGCCATTAAGTTACCTCCAGGGTTTAGGTTTCAACCCACTGATCAAGAGATAGTATTTCAATATCTAATTCGTAAGGTCTTCTCCTGCCCTCTTCCTGCTTCCATCGTTCCTGAAATTCTCGACATTTGCAAATTCAATCCTTGGGACTTGCCTG GGGATTGGGAGCAAGATAGGTATTTTTTTAGCAAGAACGAACCCAAGTATGGTAATGGGCATAGATCAAATAGAGCAAGTGAGGATGGATATTGGAAAACAACTGGTTTTGACAAACAGATTACAAGGTGTTGTAGTAATAACAAATCGGATTCAAGAAGAAAAGAGATTATTACTGGGATGAAGAAGACACTTGTTTTCTACAAAGGCAAGCCCATGCATGGAGGCTCGACCACAAGAACTTATTGGATTATGCATGAATATCGCCTCGTTCATTCACCTAATTGCTTGCCAAATACCAGCTCCAATAATGATCAG CAGAGGTCATGGATTCAGATGGGAAATTGGGTCCTATGTCACATATTCATGAACAGAAGAAGTAAAGTAGGAGGTGCAGAAGGGAAGCCAATAACAAGTGGTTTAACTCCACAGGAAGAGCTTCATCATCATGGTTTTATGTTGAGAAATGATGGAATCAATGTCAAATATGAATCATCATCGTcgttgtcatcatcatcatcttgtggATCAAGTGTGGTGACTCATGAGGTTTCCTCAGTTAGGAAGTTATTAGACGATGAAGATATATCAAGAATAATGTAA